From the genome of Gemmatimonadaceae bacterium:
TGAGCCGGCCGAGGTGGAGCGACACCAACTGCGCCTTCACGATCTCGGTGAGCATGTCGGCCAGCCGCTGCTGCTGAATCTGGAACCCGGCGATCGGGCGGTCGAACATCACGCGGTTCTTGGCGTAGGCGAGCGCCTCTTCGTAACAGGCCATGGCGGCGCCCACCGCGCCCCACGAGATGCCGTAACGCGCCTGGGTGAGGCACATGAGCGGACTCTTCAGTCCGCCCGAGCCAGGGAGGATGGCGTCCGCCGGAAGCTGTACGTCCTGGAACACGAGTTCGCTCGTGTCGCTCGCCCGGAGCGAGAGCTTGCCCTTCTGATCCTTGGCCGTGAACCCCGTGGTGCCCTTGGGCACGATGAATCCCCGGATCGAACGGTCGCTCTTGTCGCCGTTGGTCTTGGCCCATACCACGGCGATGTGCGAGGTGGAGCCGTTGGTGATCCACATCTTGGCCCCGTTCAGCACCCAGGTGCCATCCTTCTCCTGGCGCGCCATGGTGATCATGCCGCTCGGGTTCGAGCCATAGTCGGGTTCGGTGAGCCCGAAACAGCCGATGATCTCCCCCGCGGCCATCTTCGGCAGATACCGGCGCTTCTGCTCCTCGCTGCCGAACGCGAAGATCGGATACATGGCCAGCGCGCCCTGCACCGACGCGAACGACCGCACGCCCGAATCACCACGCTCCAACTCCTGCATGATGAGCCCGTAGGCGACGTTGTTGAGTCCGGCGCACCCGTACTCCTCGGGGAGGTTGGCCCCGAACACGCCCAACTCGCCCATCTCGGGCACCAGACCGAGCGGGAAATGGCCGTCGATGTAGTGTTGCCCGATGATCGGCAGCACCCGCTCATCCACGAACCGGCGCACGCTGTCACGCACCGCGCGCTCCTCTTCGGAGAGCGCGCTATCGATGTCGAAGAAGTCGGTCGTCATGTCCGGAAATCTAGCGCGGCGCGGGGGCCGCCGTCCGCGCCCCTGAGTCGCCGCGCAGCACCGCCCCGAGGGTGGCTCCTCCCCAGGCCAGCGCCAACGGAAACACGAACTCAACAGCGACCAGCCCCCACAGCGGCACCTCCATCACCTTCGCGAGTGTCCGCGCGAACGGGATGGTGGGGGCACCCCCCGCGATCGGCGCCGCGAGCAGTA
Proteins encoded in this window:
- a CDS encoding acyl-CoA dehydrogenase family protein; this translates as MTTDFFDIDSALSEEERAVRDSVRRFVDERVLPIIGQHYIDGHFPLGLVPEMGELGVFGANLPEEYGCAGLNNVAYGLIMQELERGDSGVRSFASVQGALAMYPIFAFGSEEQKRRYLPKMAAGEIIGCFGLTEPDYGSNPSGMITMARQEKDGTWVLNGAKMWITNGSTSHIAVVWAKTNGDKSDRSIRGFIVPKGTTGFTAKDQKGKLSLRASDTSELVFQDVQLPADAILPGSGGLKSPLMCLTQARYGISWGAVGAAMACYEEALAYAKNRVMFDRPIAGFQIQQQRLADMLTEIVKAQLVSLHLGRLKDAGTYTPQQVSLAKRNNVSMATDVAREARRLLGANGILAEYASMRHMANLESVYTYEGTHDVHSLILGQAVTGLNAFK